In the genome of Polaribacter sp. MED152, one region contains:
- a CDS encoding DUF3078 domain-containing protein codes for MKKITLLCLFAFMSITLHAQNVDELKKELASKKDSISKLQAKAKKIQSKIDALPGWKVGAFGTVGASLSGFNNWYARNAPNADAANIGITVNGFANLIQEKFFWRNSGNLNLGWVKLDDKSVSGDEDFETASDVFTLSSLYGRRLNKKWALSALGEYRTTLIDNFNDPGYLDLGAGLTWTPTSHLVVVMHPGNYNFVFSSGDTVFESSLGAKVVADYTNKYGDLSVKSNLSLFQSYKDGDLSNWTWTNSLGYTLWKGVGLGFEVGLRNNKQEALNNALIDNPAETFDTVDNKLQTYWLFGLSYAF; via the coding sequence ATGAAAAAAATTACACTATTATGTTTATTCGCATTTATGAGCATAACATTACATGCTCAAAATGTAGATGAATTAAAAAAAGAGCTAGCCTCTAAAAAAGACTCCATTTCTAAACTACAAGCTAAAGCCAAAAAAATTCAGAGCAAAATAGATGCTCTTCCAGGTTGGAAAGTTGGTGCATTTGGTACTGTGGGTGCAAGTTTATCTGGATTTAATAATTGGTATGCTAGAAACGCACCCAATGCAGATGCTGCAAATATTGGAATTACCGTAAATGGTTTTGCCAATTTAATTCAAGAGAAATTCTTTTGGAGAAACTCTGGAAACCTTAACTTAGGTTGGGTAAAATTAGATGATAAATCCGTTAGTGGAGACGAAGATTTTGAAACTGCTTCTGATGTATTTACGCTATCATCATTATATGGTAGAAGATTAAACAAAAAATGGGCACTTTCTGCACTTGGAGAATACAGAACTACATTAATTGATAATTTTAATGACCCTGGATATTTAGATTTAGGTGCAGGTTTAACTTGGACACCAACTAGCCATTTAGTGGTAGTAATGCACCCAGGAAACTACAATTTTGTTTTTAGTTCCGGAGACACTGTTTTTGAATCTTCTTTAGGTGCAAAAGTGGTTGCAGATTACACCAATAAGTATGGCGATTTAAGCGTAAAATCTAACTTATCTTTATTCCAAAGCTATAAAGATGGTGATTTATCTAACTGGACTTGGACAAACTCTCTTGGATATACACTTTGGAAAGGAGTAGGTTTAGGTTTTGAAGTAGGTTTAAGAAACAATAAGCAAGAAGCACTTAACAATGCTTTAATAGACAACCCAGCAGAAACATTTGATACTGTAGATAACAAATTACAAACCTATTGGTTGTTTGGTTTAAGCTATGCCTTTTAA